From Arachis hypogaea cultivar Tifrunner chromosome 3, arahy.Tifrunner.gnm2.J5K5, whole genome shotgun sequence:
AATTAAAACCAAAAAGGTGATTCCATGTACTTACCTTAGATTTAAGGGTAAAATAAAGATTCCCATCAACTTCGCTGGACTGAACTGAATGAAAATTCAATCTGAGACTGCTAACTGCTTCCATAATTTTTAGAAACATTCCTGCTCTTGAAGGGCATTTCATTTCAATCACAACTTCATTATTCTCATTGATGTTAACAGCAACATCATTAGTAGAACTTCCTTTTAGTAAAGATTCTGAATTAATCTCTGGCCTTGTGTCATCTATGTCCCGAGACTTCCTCTTTTTCGCCATCGATTTATTGCCGTTATCCGTTTTGTTAAAATAATTATCAGAAGTCCTCTCCACCATATCTTGAGGTGATCTTTTAGTTCTAGCCTCTCTGTCTGTTAGATCCTTATGAGCTTCCAACTCTTTTATCCTTTTTTCAAGCTTTCTAAGGTATTCTATTGCATCATCTAGTATCGAAACTTTGTCATCCTGCAGGGATGGATGGATCATATGGTTAATTTCAGCAGCGACATTTAAAGGATTACAACCTCAACAATCAAGGGAATACTATATATAAATGGTTACCTTAGTAATTGAAGGGACCATTGATCTAAGGGTTAAAAACCTTTCATTTAGTTTTGCTCTTCTCCTTCTCTCTGACAAAACATGGTTCATGCCATTTTCATCAGCTTCTGTTCTCACTGCTTCCTTAAAGTCATTCTCTTCTTGATACTCAAGTATCCCATCCAAGTGCATCCGAGGAACTTCAAACAATACCTTCTTCAATAAAGCTTGTGAGCTTCCTCCAGTTCTTGGCCTTTGGTAGCTCACTGACCCAGCTTTCTTCCAACTTGTAAAGCTTGATTCCtgatgaaaattttgaaaatgcatCCCCATGATTAACTGGTCTGAGCTTTTTAGAAGGGTAGAAAGAACCATCTGATAATGCCAATCATCGCTTCGAGGATCAACTAATGTCATTTTTGAGTTATTGCACTTTTGAAGGTCTTTGGCACTATCAGTGAGGTTTTCACCCTTTGGAAGAGAAGCAACGTTCTCAGGACTGTGAAGAGTTTGAGATACGCAGTCACTAGAATTATGAACAGCATTGCTCAATTCATCATCCATAATTTGCCAACTTTGGACTTGAGAGGTGCCATTATTTATCCTTTCAACCATGAATGTTTCATCTGGTGGTTGATTGGCTTGAAATGCATTTGAACTGTTATTAGGAGAAGTTATGCTGATTAATGCACCTCCTACTTCTTGAGATTGTTTCGCATTAAATGCTCCATGTACATTATGAACACCGACATCAAGAATATCCAAGGAAGTTCTGATCTGTTGAATGAGACTGAGATCTTCTGAgacctaaaaaaatataaatcaaagcaACATGGTTATGAGGGgaggaattgaaagaaaaataacaataaagTTCAGATAAAGTGGAAACTTGCATAATCAGTTGTACCCAGCTCAATGACCCCATCCATAAAAGGAAAGCACACCACTGTCTGAGAAACGAAAATTACACAGCACATTAGTGAGATATTTCCTAATAAACTTGAATTACTATGAGTAATCACAATACTCATGGTCTTAGAATAAGAGGATGGTACCTGAATGGATGCACTCTGAGCATAACAGAGGAGAAAGTGCAGCGATGGAGAAAAGACCAACCAAAGATAACATATTAGAGACATTATGTcccaacaaaagaagaaaaaaatacagaagAAATAATAGGCAGAAAGCAGAATCATACCTTAGCCAGAAGACAGCGACTAAAATCTCTACAATCACTAGAAGGAGCATCACACAGCCAAATTGGTTCACCTTTTGCAAGAGCCTTTCCTGGTAACCTTCCAACATACAGAGATTTGACAATTTAGTGATCCAGTAAAAAAGATgaagtgaaaagagaaaataagagaaGATTTATTAGTGTCACTATTATTACCCTTGGCCAATGTTGAATACAAAGGACATGCAAACCAAATAGTACCATTCTGTATCTGTGAGATCCTCCGGAGACAGTGCTGCTGAAGGCCTTTTGGTTTGAGGGCTGGCTTCTACAGTTTTGAGGGACTTGTATAACTCTCGAAGCTGCTCACTCCGCTGCAACCCTATCTGATCAGAATTGAGTTCCACTCCTTGACTTGTCTTCCTTGTCTTAATGTCTCCATTGTAATATCCTTCCCCCCAACTCAACACCCTGCTAAATGGGCACCatgaatagaaagaaattgattttgaatagtAGTATTATTGAATTGTGGTGTTCTCTAAGAAGCTATTGTATTGAGTTGTTCAtattagagaagaagaagaagaaacaagtcATGATGTGTCTCATCATATGAAGTCCATTCAGGTATTTTCACAAACAACACATATTCAAGaaacagaaatgaaaaaaaaaaatcacaaacagAACTGAAATTCATGGAAACAGTTAGTTAGAAGTTAGTACCCGGGTTGGGTAGATGAAGTAGACCAGAATATTGCATAGCTCCACTGGATGCTTCTAACAGACAAAGCAAGCTGTTCTTTGAAGTTCTCCGTCAACATTTCCTTGTTCTTTGGGTTCAGAAAAATAACCACCAAACCTTATCACATATAGATCCAAAATTCTCAATATGAacctccctctcctctctctaaaTCTCCATTTTCTTGATTGTAGAACGTTCAACGAAAGCAAAACAAGTAGGCCCTATATTCCAAAAGCAACCTTCCTTAGTTCCACTTGCTAGATTCAGAATCCAAAAAACAAGTGGCAGTGTTTCAAAACTGTTGTAATATCTTACAAGTATAGCAGCAGATGTCGACTCCAGAGAGAGGTTGATCTCACCCAGTATCTATTAATGCCTGTGTTGTACTATTTGTAGGGTCTGGTATCACAAGGAGCTTCTTGTGTCACTCAATAAGACAAAACCATACCCCTTTTATTCCTACCTATgattaaaataacaagagaagAGAGGAACAAAAAACAAGCAAGGGGTTGGTTGATTCTATTTATAGTAACTGATCTAACAGATTGAATTTGAGTTCATATGTATGCCTCATGCCTATGGAGGGGGTGAAACAAAATATTGGACATTAGACAATGCTGATCTATTTATTAATGATGGCTTGGAAGAAGTGAAATGTTTGTGATGACTAAGGGCCAGGGTTACCATGACTTTGATAACTGAGGCTGAGAGGGACAGGTTTCTTTCAACACATTTTTGCACGCTATCTTTCCTAGTTGATACACTTAATTGGTTGATTTCAGTTTTTTAGAAGAATGAAACTCAACTTAGATGAGTTGAAAACTCTAATCAAACGGAgagtgaaaataaaataggagagagaaaataaattgaaattgctAACCAAATATTTTATGTCGTGCATGTGCAGAAAGTACCACACAAATgattactcttctttttatttccGCATTATTCTTATTTctgctttattattattattattattattattattattattattattattattattattattatttggtctCATAAAATCTCACAAGATTTTATGTATATACAAATCGTAataaatagcataaaataaagCAGCTCATATATAACTCAAAATCTACTAATAGGCTAATAGCCATAGCACCAAGACTTTTCGGTTTTTATGGCCACTCCAAACAAAACAGAACGTCTATTCCAATTTAGAGACAATTTTCCACGTTTATTTCCACTTTGTTGGGCGAGGCGGTTTGACATAACTGAATGTCCAATCCACCATATAACGCAAGCCATGATTGACATGTCACTCCTCCCATTTTACTGCACATATAGTTTACCCAAACTGTGACAACAATCATATATCCAATGATTTCTTTCAACTTTCCACACGTGCAATTATATCCAATTCATAATTTAAAGATtgataaaacttttatttttataaatagcaTATTAAAATTGGTATTTAATAGATAATGTTTTAAAAACTATAACACTTGTGTTTGGTATATCcataaaattaacttttaataaacacaaacaataattatatttaataaaataaattttaagatatctttgaaaagtatttttttttttatacttttaaaagcaATCTAAATTTTCCAAAATTATAAGTGCAACTAAACACAAAATAGTTTACCAAATCTAAATTTTCTTGGTTTATTTTTTCCTTTAACGAGAGAAGTTGCTACACAATACGCGAATTCATTCTTGTTGGACATCATAAAAAAAGGAGAGAAGATGCGGATAAAAACCATGAGATCCGTTGATAATAGTTATCGACCTGGTTTCATTTAGCATCATTCTTCTTATGCTATATGATTCttatttggaaatgagaattAGTCGTATGATTCCATAAGCAAAGAGACATGAGAGGGCTGAAGATGTGACCACCACCGTATATGGCAAAAACAAAATGGCAACAAATCCGTCATATGAGCATttcatagtaaaaaataataattaaacttaaataatTCTTAGCTTCTTGTCGTTGGCCGCCTACATGGTCATACATACATACGTGAGttcctttaatttcttattttttataaaaaaatatttattttttcttcttagaCTATGTCATATTGTGTCTTGCAAACAACGTAAAGAAAAATTGAACAGATTCCGTTCTCGTTGCTTGGTTCAGTTCCCTCAATTAAAGAATGCGAGTTCTTTGTTCAACAATCTTGTCTTATGGGTTGCATGAATTTCAAACTAGAATATTGATTAACTCTATAAGCACAAATCAGCaatactttattttttctttttgtaataataataataataataataataataataataataataataataaggagagAGGATTCTTGAGCCTCGACTAACTCACATGGgcggcatatatatatatatatatatatataggacttACGATAGGATAAAGTGTTTTGTTAGGTAGACaataattttgtaaataatgtgaataataaattttaaaattgacctaataaagtaaaaaaatattctacTCCCAAATTAATTCCTAAATCTTAACATTAACATAACTATTtgcatacctaatgaattgaacatccagtcATTATTAATTGTgcatgagtaaatcgaatcaaaagaaataatcGTCTAATTAAAAACAATGAACATAATCATTtgcatacctattgaattgaacattcgatatatctattgtttacattgtttagtattctcattgtttacctatactttttctattataaattaGTATAGTATTTAAATATagtgtttaattttaatatattgacaaTATAAAACATTTTATATTAGGGTGAGTCTCGGGTGGCCAAAAGAATGGTGGCCAAATATGACTAAGGATTGATTATCCAATGATCAGATTACATGTGGTATGTAGAATGTAGTGGATAAATTTTGTATTATAGGTTAATGTATAAAACACACcatttaaaattgtaaaaaagagagaaaaatatcaACATCTTATAACTTGTAATTAAAAGAATTAAGGAAccctaataataaatttatggtgatttaactaataatttaacTTAACAAagtgaatttaaattttgatttaaaaatcatgataaattttttaataaaattttaaatttaaattttacacacgttcataataaatttatggtgatttatatataataatataacttaacaaattaaattaaatttgatttaaaaaccatgagaaaatttttaataatacgttgattttaaatttttatgaaaatagcAAAAATGTTTAAACTAATAATAATGTAACTTAAgaaattgattaaaaataaaaaaataaagttacaaatattATCAACGAAAttgactaataattaattaataattaatataaaaataaaagaaagacatatttttttaaatatatcacgcttgtgaaatatatattacaagagagatttattaataaaaatcgaatttaattttgttatattgatATATCAAAACGTAATCATAGGTATaagaaaataaattgataactataattaatgactataattaatatatattaaattaatttagtattaattaaaatttattttttttactttaaaagaaatcaattctataattattattattaaataaatacctaattataattaacattatTTTACGTAATCTTATACTATCCATAATTATTGTTATTCCTATTATACCACTATTTGCATGAATACATTATCAAAaggaaattattatatattaattagattattcatTAATATGCATAATtaaaactatttattttattgcatactttaaaataataataattaattaatcatattttttattagacATAATTAATTAACATACAAGTTTATGTCTTTAATAATGATTTATGAAGATTACACGTATaatgatattaataataaaaaataaaaaataattgaatgatTGTAGactcaaaaataattatatatataaaatcataataacaaaataattaatatatatgacttaaatatttaatgtatatttaatatatacatatatataaataaataatatttaaaattatttaaacaaaattaatatattttaagaaaataaaagttattaataattaaaaaattaatatatacatatacataaagaaaattattaattaaaaaaattatcgtAGATTTTTAATTCTACAAATCGATTACGTTTAATTAGAAtaatttattctaaaataaataatcaaattaatttagcatcaattaaatatTTCTATTTCTAATTTAAAGTAGATCAATcctacactatatatatatatatatatatatatatatatatatatatatatatatatatatatatatatatatatatatatattagcttaTTGTATTACATGATTGTAAACTTTTATATTTAAGGCttacattttttttaacaattgttaTGGTTATTAGGTTATATTCAAATATTTAGTTTAATATGTTAGTAAATATAGtctttttaaagtttttatttatatttttttgtccttttattttatcttaaatttttttgcaGGTATAATCTTATTAAAAATCTCAAGAAAATATTtagacataaaatttaaaaatttaaagttagaATACTTGATACAAAAACAAAGACATAACCTGTGAATTTACAACGATTAATGTTGGAGACATagactaaattttttattgtttataaaaaaatctatatatattttttcatagaAATTAAAACGTTAATTTATTgcatactatttttttaattaattcaattattttataaattttattattatatatttttgcttGGTATTtgcaagaataaaaaataataaatttaatttaatttaaaattgaatatattaaaaatattttttgt
This genomic window contains:
- the LOC112790889 gene encoding transcription factor GLABRA 3 isoform X3, with the protein product MLTENFKEQLALSVRSIQWSYAIFWSTSSTQPGRVLSWGEGYYNGDIKTRKTSQGVELNSDQIGLQRSEQLRELYKSLKTVEASPQTKRPSAALSPEDLTDTEWYYLVCMSFVFNIGQGLPGKALAKGEPIWLCDAPSSDCRDFSRCLLAKTVVCFPFMDGVIELGTTDYVSEDLSLIQQIRTSLDILDVGVHNVHGAFNAKQSQEVGGALISITSPNNSSNAFQANQPPDETFMVERINNGTSQVQSWQIMDDELSNAVHNSSDCVSQTLHSPENVASLPKGENLTDSAKDLQKCNNSKMTLVDPRSDDWHYQMVLSTLLKSSDQLIMGMHFQNFHQESSFTSWKKAGSVSYQRPRTGGSSQALLKKVLFEVPRMHLDGILEYQEENDFKEAVRTEADENGMNHVLSERRRRAKLNERFLTLRSMVPSITKDDKVSILDDAIEYLRKLEKRIKELEAHKDLTDREARTKRSPQDMVERTSDNYFNKTDNGNKSMAKKRKSRDIDDTRPEINSESLLKGSSTNDVAVNINENNEVVIEMKCPSRAGMFLKIMEAVSSLRLNFHSVQSSEVDGNLYFTLKSKLTGPTIVSAKRIKQTLQNVAFKC
- the LOC112790889 gene encoding transcription factor GLABRA 3 isoform X2, with product MLTENFKEQLALSVRSIQWSYAIFWSTSSTQPGVLSWGEGYYNGDIKTRKTSQGVELNSDQIGLQRSEQLRELYKSLKTVEASPQTKRPSAALSPEDLTDTEWYYLVCMSFVFNIGQGLPGKALAKGEPIWLCDAPSSDCRDFSRCLLAKSASIQTVVCFPFMDGVIELGTTDYVSEDLSLIQQIRTSLDILDVGVHNVHGAFNAKQSQEVGGALISITSPNNSSNAFQANQPPDETFMVERINNGTSQVQSWQIMDDELSNAVHNSSDCVSQTLHSPENVASLPKGENLTDSAKDLQKCNNSKMTLVDPRSDDWHYQMVLSTLLKSSDQLIMGMHFQNFHQESSFTSWKKAGSVSYQRPRTGGSSQALLKKVLFEVPRMHLDGILEYQEENDFKEAVRTEADENGMNHVLSERRRRAKLNERFLTLRSMVPSITKDDKVSILDDAIEYLRKLEKRIKELEAHKDLTDREARTKRSPQDMVERTSDNYFNKTDNGNKSMAKKRKSRDIDDTRPEINSESLLKGSSTNDVAVNINENNEVVIEMKCPSRAGMFLKIMEAVSSLRLNFHSVQSSEVDGNLYFTLKSKLTGPTIVSAKRIKQTLQNVAFKC
- the LOC112790889 gene encoding transcription factor GLABRA 3 isoform X1 translates to MLTENFKEQLALSVRSIQWSYAIFWSTSSTQPGRVLSWGEGYYNGDIKTRKTSQGVELNSDQIGLQRSEQLRELYKSLKTVEASPQTKRPSAALSPEDLTDTEWYYLVCMSFVFNIGQGLPGKALAKGEPIWLCDAPSSDCRDFSRCLLAKSASIQTVVCFPFMDGVIELGTTDYVSEDLSLIQQIRTSLDILDVGVHNVHGAFNAKQSQEVGGALISITSPNNSSNAFQANQPPDETFMVERINNGTSQVQSWQIMDDELSNAVHNSSDCVSQTLHSPENVASLPKGENLTDSAKDLQKCNNSKMTLVDPRSDDWHYQMVLSTLLKSSDQLIMGMHFQNFHQESSFTSWKKAGSVSYQRPRTGGSSQALLKKVLFEVPRMHLDGILEYQEENDFKEAVRTEADENGMNHVLSERRRRAKLNERFLTLRSMVPSITKDDKVSILDDAIEYLRKLEKRIKELEAHKDLTDREARTKRSPQDMVERTSDNYFNKTDNGNKSMAKKRKSRDIDDTRPEINSESLLKGSSTNDVAVNINENNEVVIEMKCPSRAGMFLKIMEAVSSLRLNFHSVQSSEVDGNLYFTLKSKLTGPTIVSAKRIKQTLQNVAFKC
- the LOC112790889 gene encoding transcription factor GLABRA 3 isoform X4, with amino-acid sequence MLTENFKEQLALSVRSIQWSYAIFWSTSSTQPGVLSWGEGYYNGDIKTRKTSQGVELNSDQIGLQRSEQLRELYKSLKTVEASPQTKRPSAALSPEDLTDTEWYYLVCMSFVFNIGQGLPGKALAKGEPIWLCDAPSSDCRDFSRCLLAKTVVCFPFMDGVIELGTTDYVSEDLSLIQQIRTSLDILDVGVHNVHGAFNAKQSQEVGGALISITSPNNSSNAFQANQPPDETFMVERINNGTSQVQSWQIMDDELSNAVHNSSDCVSQTLHSPENVASLPKGENLTDSAKDLQKCNNSKMTLVDPRSDDWHYQMVLSTLLKSSDQLIMGMHFQNFHQESSFTSWKKAGSVSYQRPRTGGSSQALLKKVLFEVPRMHLDGILEYQEENDFKEAVRTEADENGMNHVLSERRRRAKLNERFLTLRSMVPSITKDDKVSILDDAIEYLRKLEKRIKELEAHKDLTDREARTKRSPQDMVERTSDNYFNKTDNGNKSMAKKRKSRDIDDTRPEINSESLLKGSSTNDVAVNINENNEVVIEMKCPSRAGMFLKIMEAVSSLRLNFHSVQSSEVDGNLYFTLKSKLTGPTIVSAKRIKQTLQNVAFKC